One Mangrovimonas cancribranchiae DNA segment encodes these proteins:
- the dinB gene encoding DNA polymerase IV: MLSDLPIRKIIHVDMDAFYASVEQMDNPDLKGKPIAVGGSSKRGVVSAASYEARTFGVRSAMSGVKARRLCENLIFVRPRFERYQEISKKIRKIFFDYTDKVEPLSLDEAYLDVTENKKGNPSATLIAKEIRTRIFKEVGLTASAGISINKFIAKVASDYNKPNGQKTVNPEDVLPFLEALDIRKFYGVGKVTAEKMYQLGIFTGKDLKNKSVEYLDNHFGKSGRYYYHVVRGIHTSEVTPNRIRKSLAAERTFRENLSSEIFMLEKLEHIAEEVSKRLTKSKVAGKTVTLKIKYSDFTLQTRSKTLPYFISDKSIILETAKDLLYQEKPQNSVRLLGISLSNLNTEKKAKQVEPKKEVSVQLRFVF; this comes from the coding sequence AAATGGATAATCCTGATTTAAAAGGAAAACCCATTGCTGTAGGCGGAAGCAGTAAGCGTGGTGTGGTAAGTGCTGCAAGTTACGAAGCCAGAACGTTTGGCGTACGAAGTGCTATGAGTGGTGTAAAAGCTAGACGCTTGTGTGAAAACTTAATTTTTGTACGCCCAAGGTTTGAGAGATATCAAGAAATTTCAAAAAAAATTCGCAAGATTTTTTTTGACTATACCGATAAAGTGGAACCCTTATCTCTTGATGAAGCCTATCTAGATGTTACCGAGAATAAAAAAGGAAATCCAAGCGCCACACTAATTGCTAAAGAAATTAGAACGCGTATTTTTAAAGAGGTTGGCTTAACTGCTTCTGCAGGTATATCTATTAATAAATTTATAGCTAAAGTAGCTAGTGATTACAACAAACCTAACGGACAAAAAACTGTAAACCCTGAAGATGTTTTACCTTTTTTGGAAGCTTTAGATATTAGAAAATTTTATGGTGTTGGTAAAGTAACCGCCGAAAAAATGTATCAACTAGGCATTTTTACAGGAAAGGATTTAAAAAACAAATCTGTAGAATATTTAGATAACCATTTTGGTAAATCTGGACGTTACTACTATCATGTGGTTCGCGGTATTCACACTAGTGAAGTGACTCCTAATCGCATAAGAAAATCATTAGCTGCCGAACGTACGTTTCGTGAAAACTTGTCTTCAGAAATATTTATGCTAGAAAAACTTGAACATATTGCCGAAGAGGTTTCTAAACGATTAACCAAAAGTAAAGTTGCCGGAAAAACAGTAACTCTTAAAATAAAATATAGCGATTTCACCCTACAAACTAGAAGCAAAACCTTACCGTATTTTATTAGCGACAAAAGCATCATTCTAGAAACCGCAAAAGATTTGTTATACCAAGAAAAGCCACAAAACTCTGTTAGACTTCTAGGAATATCGCTTTCTAATCTTAATACAGAAAAAAAAGCAAAGCAGGTTGAACCCAAAAAAGAAGTAAGCGTACAATTGCGATTTGTGTTTTAA